The DNA window agTCCAAATCATTTTAAAGAAGAGATCCACTAACTTGAtccaaattgaaaaataagaaagagaaaaacttgCATGCTTAGTTCAATTATCCTCTTCTTCTCATCATAaagatggatttcaaatttaattcaaCTCACATTAATTGTATTAGAACCATGAGAGAGAAACAGTAATTGATTTGATTGTTATTATTAGTGTTCCACGCCACTCAAAGCAAGAGGGAAGTAAAGTTGATTCATTTTTAATTCATTTGTTCAAGTTCATTGaatatttttctctcttctctctcttctttcctctaGCTTCGGTCACTTCACATCAACtatgaaagaaattttgaacTATCAAAAGAAAGTGAAAGAAGCTAGTGTCAAAGCCATTGTAATGATggcatcaagaaaaagaaaatatgaagtaTGTTGTGGCTAAGATCTTTACCACAAAAGGCAAGATGTGGTGAAATAATCTTAAGCTCTCCATACcctaaaaaaggaagaagatcaACTcggtcagaggaagaagatctTTGGAGACATGGCTTGTCTCTGCTTTtgatcaaccaccacaggaggtAGCTACAGTAGCTACATGATGAAGGATGCAGAAGTTAAAGCAGATGAAGctatcatcatcaagaactCATCAAGGGCTAGGAATCCTTCTTGGAGTGTAAGTGTAGATGGATGGCTCGGATTGACGAAGCTTGGTGACAAGGGAAGAcacagaggtaattgcatgtcgGGTTTTACATTCGGTTATTTCTCCCCTCTCTCTGGCTGAATCGGttttgcatgaagaagaagaagtttagtTTGGTTCAACAGTTTCAACCGTGGAGGCTTTCCCTTCTATAAATAATGGAGAACAGCCAAGGCTTGAAGTAAGGAAAAAAGTGAAAGCACAGTGTTCCTATAGCTACCCCAACTAACAGaaattcttctccttcaatgttttctattttgtaattttctgtttaattttgtctgtcttgagtctcatgaaaaaagacaaacagtgaggtttgtaagaaaaaactatagagcggaaaaaggcagagtgcacaaaattaaaagaaaaaaaagctatAGATGTTtttagaggtcctttgtacatctgtgttgtgtttcatgattatgtgggaatccccttgcaagttgggttagcacttagcagttgaaagcttggtaggttaccaagtcaagttcagaaTTGGGGttagattctggacttgtcctGGATAGGAACGGTAGTttctagggagaattggtgtatgtaatcatgattattatagtgaaatttcatcattgttgtgatggagattgGATGTAGGATGCATTGCACTTAACAGCTGAATCAGGATACATTTTGGTgtgattttctctctcttctactctaTTTCTATTTCTGCTGTATAGGagacaaaactgaaaaatatctcttggctggttacgagacaaaataaaaaagtctctTGACTAGGCACAagacaaaaacaagaaatatcTACTCAAGTGTTCCTAAGGACAGCATCTGTTATtaagcgaaaaaaaaagaggctAAAATTCAACCTCCTTCTCTTAGCCATTAATAAATCATCAATTTATCCTTTAGTCCGTTTTATTTGttgtcttatttttttttatgtagatTCTAACTTCGTCCTAAGATTGGTGCAATTAATGTAGGTTTCACAATACATTGAAGAGCTAAcaatctttattttcaaatcttaaatttcaattttaattttaataaacttTAAGGCTTGTGTTTTGTGTGGGACGTcatttttagaaaagattttattttaatgaatttttttaaaaagatcttttataaaaataaaagtaattctATGTTTAGAtatcttatataaaaatatctttttacttATCAatgtttaaataaaataagataaaagtatttttttattcatttttttttatttttttaataaatttacttttactattaaaaatttattaaacatattataattttttttatcaatttaataacGTCTAATCAAGCACTAAATTTTTAAGTTCTCTAGGCGATTTAATTACTATATGTGTAAGCCGGACGAAGTACATAATCacatacataatataaaaaagaaaatttaatgcTAACTCATATATTATACATAACATGCTTTACTCTAGTGCAAAACTAAAATATTACACTAATAAGATCACAATTAGAGCATGTTCGTCATCCAAGATTATGGCATAGTGCAATAGGCTTCACATCTTTAACATTGTGTAGTCCATCACATCTACAAGAAAATCTATATAATGATGCAAAAAATGGCGAGAATTAGCAAGAAAACATATAATAAGTACtatgaagagaaagaaaaaaaagggtgaTGATAGTGATAGCAATAACAAACCTGCATCTTCCTTAGTGAAACATAATGGAGGTGTAATCCTTATAACGTTTCCATGAAAGCCACCTTTCCCAACTAGCACCCCCATATCTGAAATAGAATTGTAAGCTTAAATGGGGTTAATTACattgtatttctttttcttaacaAGTAATTACTTTCTATTTCTTAAACTTTACATCACGGCGGTTTATTgaaagagtaaagtattgtttttgtctttaatttttggGATAAGTTCTATCTGTGTCcttaatatttaaatcatcctatttgtatttttaaaataaaagtgattcaatattATCCTGTTATCAATTACATATCATGagctttagtttgagttttaaaaatctcttcttgaaattaaaactaactcctgcaacatttacataattaaCTTTTTTAGGGATATAATTGAAcctaaacacaaatagtgggtataatattGAAATCGAATACATACAATTAGTGAAActtaattgagaatgaatacatccaagtaagaataattgaaaaatacaatCTGATTTATTAGTATAATTGACGACTAAATAACACTGAATCtcttttataaacgttagggatataaataggacgatttaaacgttaatAACACAAATAAGGCTTATCATAAACGTTGgagataaaatattattcaaaacattttcaaattcTAGTGGGGCACTTGTCTCCAGAACTTCCTACATGGATCCGTTCCGAacaagtttaattatattgacaATCTTTATATCAATAGTTTACAAAACTAacaatttttcaaaacaatGTGTAGGAGATCAACGTTGTTTATTGAAGAAAGTTTAGGAAGTGATTTGCTCATAACTCAAAAAGTTCAAGGCGTATAATGCACTTAAGGGTCTATTTGTAAAATTTGAAAGTTTAAATGACTGAAGTGCATCATATTATATGTAAAGTTGAACAGAGAATTAACCCTGATTAATAGGTATCACCAATTCACTATCACAAGTTGTAGAATGAACCTTTCATCTTTTCAATGATATGCAGCATTTCAGCACTAGCAGGAACTTTCAACTTCTGATCTTTCACAAGCTCAACTCCAAGCAACATTCCTTTTCCCCTCACATCCCCAATTACTTGTATAACAAGAAAACATAATGTTATTcatcatagaaaaaaaaaattaaaactagaaGAAGCAAAAGAAGCTTACTTTCATGCTTATCCATGAGAGAACTAAGGCACTCTTTTAGATATGATCCAACAACAAATGCATTTTGCTCAAGTTTTTCCTTCTCAATTACTCTCAAAACGGCATGCCCCGCCGCACTACATACCGGATTCCCACCAAATGTGCTAAAGTAAGTGCGGCGACTCAACACCTCTGCTATCTGAGGAGTTGTAACCACCGCGCCAATAGGCGCGCCGTTACCAATCCCCTGAAATGTATAATTAGTTCAATAATTCGCGTACACTTTgtccaatttaaaaaaaaaaaaaaactaaagacTGCCGTCGagaaaaagaacaaagagaccaacttttttatcttatctttgtcTACTTTATGACAATTCACTTACCTAACATACACTGCTCTCTAGTCTAAGAAAGTGGTTTAATTCATTGTTACATGGTAAACACTCACGTGTAGTTTTCTTTATGTGAAGTtaagagccattaaataataatttagtcaaacatGTCAAATCATCtagcaattttcaaaaaatcacttcatataaaaataactgcatgtgagtttttacttgttACATACATGAATGTTTTGTGCAAATTCCAGTGCATGTCACTTAGGACTAAAGAAGTGCTACCTTAGCTAGAGTTATAATATCAGGGACAATTCCATGTGCCTCAAAGCCCCAGAAGTGGCTTCCGGTTCGACCGAATCCGGTCTGGACCTCGTCTGCTATAAAGAGACCCCCTGCTTTCTTTATGATGCTATGAACCTCAGGCAAGTAACCAGGAGCCAATTCTATTACTCCACCCACTCCCTGTCAAATACAAACTCTTCACTAAATTAAGGAATAGAATTCCGATTCAGAAAGCAATGAAAAAAGCTATTGAATTAACAGAATAGGCTGGACAATAGGAATTCAAGTACAAATTGCAGGATGCAATTATTGGAGTAGGAGTCAAAGTCGAAAAGAGGATTCTTCACTTCTTTCTCGATCAAAATCGTGCATGAGACTTTCATCTCACACGGCTCCCAAGtgataaaagaaagaagatcaaATCCATTcgatttagaattttttgtaaaatgaCCAACAAAATGTAACCTCATCAAGGACTGAAGTGATGAATGATAGCATCACCTGAATAGACTCAGCAATAAACCCAGCTACTCGACCGCAAGTTCCATAATCGATTATATCTTGaacatcatttgcatatttgactCCATCCGAACCAAAGACACCTCTATATGGATCTGGATTAAGGGCATGATGAACTCCACTCTAAAAGGCATACTAGAGGCAGTGACTATCAAGTTCTAACTTTAATTGAACATTGGTTTAAAACAGAGAACCATTCACCTGCACAACATTGAACTTGTGAATGTTTTGAGCAGTAGCACCCATTGTTGAGGTTGCATTGCCGTGGTAGCCATTTCTGATGGAAATTATGTCATGGCAGCTTGTGTACAGCCTGGCAATCATCAAAGCCAGCTCGTTGGCTTCTGTACCAGAATTTGTGAAGAACACAGCCTGAATGAAAATTTGCAAGTTAGGGAATCCCTAAAATCTAAGCTTGAAGATCATTCCATCAAATGAACTAGgtgcaagaaatcatgattaCAGAACAAGGTGCACAAGCATCCTGCGGGAACGCT is part of the Arachis duranensis cultivar V14167 chromosome 1, aradu.V14167.gnm2.J7QH, whole genome shotgun sequence genome and encodes:
- the LOC107473704 gene encoding alanine--glyoxylate aminotransferase 2 homolog 3, mitochondrial; this encodes MMKHFSCPYRSLLLRKKDNKTSWQFLLSTTTIAPSNEEEEEKKDGVGGNLVVPPEMPHFNHTPSPYRGPSASDLFKRRKHYLPTSVGPYYTNPLNLVEGKMQYLYDENGRRYLDAFGGIATVSCGHCHPDVVEATVNQMRLLQHTIVLYLNHAVIDFAEALAAKFPGDLKAVFFTNSGTEANELALMIARLYTSCHDIISIRNGYHGNATSTMGATAQNIHKFNVVQSGVHHALNPDPYRGVFGSDGVKYANDVQDIIDYGTCGRVAGFIAESIQGVGGVIELAPGYLPEVHSIIKKAGGLFIADEVQTGFGRTGSHFWGFEAHGIVPDIITLAKGIGNGAPIGAVVTTPQIAEVLSRRTYFSTFGGNPVCSAAGHAVLRVIEKEKLEQNAFVVGSYLKECLSSLMDKHEIIGDVRGKGMLLGVELVKDQKLKVPASAEMLHIIEKMKDMGVLVGKGGFHGNVIRITPPLCFTKEDADFLVDVMDYTMLKM